Proteins encoded together in one Impatiens glandulifera chromosome 1, dImpGla2.1, whole genome shotgun sequence window:
- the LOC124920032 gene encoding embryogenesis-like protein, whose translation MVRNLKSILSRSSYQFQQRLQTQTFSSSNGTSISSNLSSPQRPRKFQHFISNKFGISDFVRSYSNNNSVDTSEEVNNINLKFAEARDDIETALDSKETVYFNEEAECARDSVKEVLDMFEGLLEKVPEVERNALRRSMGLKMEQLKAELAQLNE comes from the coding sequence ATGGTGCGAAATCTGAAGTCAATTCTTTCGAGGAGCTCTTATCAATTTCAACAGCGTCTTCAAACACAgacattttcttcttctaatgGAACCTCAATTTCATCAAACTTGTCTTCACCTCAGCGACCAAGGAAATTTCAACATTTTATCTCGAACAAGTTCGGGATCTCGGATTTCGTAAGGAGCTATAGTAACAATAATAGCGTGGACACCTCTGAGGAAGTGAACAATATTAACCTCAAATTTGCGGAGGCTAGAGACGACATAGAAACGGCTTTAGATTCGAAGGAAACTGTTTATTTCAACGAGGAAGCGGAATGCGCTCGCGACTCTGTGAAAGAAGTTTTGGACATGTTCGAAGGTCTTCTGGAGAAAGTTCCAGAAGTAGAAAGAAATGCGTTAAGGAGATCTATGGGATTAAAAATGGAGCAATTGAAGGCCGAACTTGCTCAATTGAACGAATGA
- the LOC124922181 gene encoding transcription factor E2FB-like produces the protein MATSRATHQATEAIVSQEQRQKQQQQQMQSSLKHQLPFASTKPPFADYHTFSRSTDDNRLKETETIVVKSPPVKRKTAIAGPEAESYHGNSIARYSDADITHLKTPVSVKGNKIQKLPKAPKSNRSRPQTPAPDIGTPSGHNATTVGPCRYDSSLGLLTKKFINLIKHAEDGILDLNRAADILEVQKRRIYDITNVLEGIGLIEKKLKNNIQWKGLDVSRPGDADENASALQAEVENLSIKERMIDEQIREMQERLTELSENEDKQKWLFVTEDDIKGLPCFHNETLIAVKAPHGTTLEVPDPDEQTDYPQRRYRIVLRSTMGPIDVYLVSQFEEKFEEMNEVEPSPPSCLPSTSGFNKNADAAVATSEDSRREEIKTREQESNRMCSELNPSNDFVGGIMKIVPEVDSDADYWLLSDPDVSMTDMWSTEAAGLELGYLGRLDDEQYPVVANMGALSPQTPQPNPNPNPSVR, from the exons ATGGCCACTTCTCGAGCTACCCATCAGGCAACGGAGGCGATCGTTTCTCAGGAACAGAGGCAGAAGCAGCAACAGCAGCAGATGCAGTCGTCTCTTAAGCATCAACTGCCGTTTGCGTCAACAAAGCCGCCGTTTGCTGACTATCATACTTTCTCTCGTTCGACTGATGACAACCGGTTAAAAGAAACGGAGACCATTGTTGTTAAATCACCG CCAGTAAAACGCAAAACAGCAATAGCAGGACCAGAAGCTGAGTCTTACCATGGTAACTCCATTGCAAGATACTCGGACGCTGATATAACTCATCTCAAAACACCTGTGTCAGTTAAAGGTAACAAAATCCAGAAGTTGCCCAAGGCACCAAAGTCAAACAGATCAAGGCCTCAAACTCCAGCACCCGATATAG GCACTCCTTCAGGCCACAATGCCACGACAGTGGGTCCCTGCCGTTATGATAGCTCTCTGG GACTCTTGACAAAAAAGTTCATCAATCTGATAAAACATGCTGAGGATGGTATTCTTGATCTGAATAGAGCTGCTGATATTCTAGAG GTACAAAAGAGGCGAATATATGATATAACAAATGTTCTTGAAGGAATTGGTCTTATAGAGAAGAAGCTTAAGAATAATATTCAGTGGAA GGGACTCGATGTGTCAAGACCTGGGGATGCTGATGAAAATGCTTCCGCTTTACAG GCCGAAGTTGAAAACCTTTCCATTAAGGAGCGAATGATAGATGAGCAAATAAG AGAAATGCAGGAAAGACTAACAGAACTGAGTGAAAATGAAGACAAACAGAA GTGGCTTTTCGTTACTGAAGATGATATCAAGGGCCTACCATGCTTCCAt AATGAAACCCTAATCGCTGTTAAAGCTCCACATGGGACCACACTGGAAGTCCCTGATCCTGATGAG CAGACCGACTATCCTCAAAGAAGATATAGAATAGTGCTCAGGAGCACCATGGGCCCAATAGATGTTTACCTAGTTAG TCAATTCGAAGAGAAGTTTGAAGAAATGAATGAGGTTGAGCCATCACCCCCTAGTTGTCTTCCCTCAACATCAGGGTTCAATAAGAATGCAGATGCAGCAGTGGCAACATCAGAAGATAGCAGAAGAGAAGAAATTAAAACACGGGAACAAGAATCTAACAGGATGTGCTCAGAACTAAATCCCTCAAACGACTTTGTGGGTGGGATCATGAAAATCGTCCCAGAAGTTGAC AGTGATGCAGATTACTGGCTTTTATCGGATCCGGATGTTAGTATGACAGACATGTGGTCAACAGAGG CGGCTGGTCTTGAATTGGGTTACTTGGGTAGACTGGATGATGAACAATACCCAGTTGTTGCAAACATGGGTGCACTATCTCCTCAAACTCCACAgccaaatccaaatccaaatccatCGGTTAGATGA
- the LOC124920189 gene encoding MA3 DOMAIN-CONTAINING TRANSLATION REGULATORY FACTOR 2: MSSSNDLNDPNHTSSNHEENKPSSPTSPTMPDSPFPEYRKKISVIVEEYFETDDILAAAIELRELRMPTYNYYFVKKLVSMAMDRHDKEKEMAAVLLSSLYADVIDPPQVYKGFCKLVETADDLIVDIPDTVDILASFIARAVIDDILPPSFLTKEIVFLSKESKGVDVIQRAGKGYLSGPHHAEKIERRWGGNKTKTVENVKSQITNLLMEYIVSGDKKEAFRCIKDLNVPFFHHEIVKRALIIAMEKRQAEDQLLDLLKLAAEEGLLNSSQVSKGFSRIIDHVDDLSLDIPNAKEIFQSLIWKAASEGWLSASSLKSLPISQPETKSSSEDSVTKEFKTKAQSFIKEYFLTGDILEVCQCLESEHTSPKLNAIFVKRLITIAMDRKNREKEMASVFLSSLCIPPDDMVSGFLMLIEAADDAALDIPVIAEDLAMFLARAVVDEVITPQHLEEIESQCVGAESLGNRIIPMAKSLLNARLSGERILRCWGGGGSSKNGWAVEDVKDKIEKLLEEFEAGGDIKEACRCIKELGMAFFHHEVVKKSLVMILEKKNDKLWLLLKECFSRGLITTNQMMKGFGRMDEAIDDLALDVPGAEQQFLSYVQRAKDEGWLDQSFNN; encoded by the exons ATGTCTTCATCAAATGATCTTAATGACCCAAACCATACTAGTAGTAATCATGAG GAAAACAAACCATCAAGCCCAACAAGCCCAACAATGCCAGATTCTCCATTTCCAGAGTACAGAAAGAAGATTTCGGTGATTGTCGAAGAATATTTCGAAACTGATGACATTCTCGCGGCTGCAATTGAGCTAAGAGAACTTCGAATGCCAACCTACAATTACTACTTCGTTAAGAAGTTGGTTTCCATGGCCATGGATAGGCATGACAAGGAGAAGGAAATGGCTGCTGTTTTGTTATCCTCACTTTATGCAGATGTCATTGATCCTCCACAGGTTTACAAAGGATTCTGTAAATTGGTTGAAACTGCAGATGACTTGATTGTGGATATACCGGACACGGTCGACATCCTTGCTTCCTTCATAGCTCGAGCAGTGATTGACGATATACTCCCTCCCTCTTTCCTAACAAAAGAAATCGTTTTCCTATCCAAGGAATCCAAAGGAGTGGATGTCATTCAGAGAGCCGGAAAAGGGTATCTGTCCGGCCCACACCATGCAGAAAAGATCGAAAGACGTTGGGGTGGCAACAAGACCAAAACCGTAGAGAATGTCAAGAGCCAGATAACCAATTTGCTGATGGAGTACATAGTAAGCGGCGATAAGAAGGAGGCTTTCAGATGCATAAAGGATCTAAACGTCCCGTTTTTCCACCACGAGATCGTTAAGCGTGCCCTTATAATAGCGATGGAGAAGCGACAGGCAGAGGACCAACTGCTGGATTTACTAAAACTAGCTGCTGAAGAAGGTTTGTTGAATTCGAGTCAGGTTTCGAAAGGGTTCAGCCGAATTATCGACCATGTCGACGACTTATCGCTGGACATACCGAATGCCAAGGAGATATTCCAGTCGCTGATATGGAAAGCTGCGTCGGAAGGTTGGCTGAGCGCTTCGTCTTTGAAGTCACTTCCAATATCCCAACCCGAAACGAAGTCGTCGTCAGAGGACAGCGTAACGAAGGAATTCAAGACGAAAGCACAGTCCTTCATCAAAGAGTATTTCCTAACCGGGGACATTCTCGAGGTGTGCCAATGTCTGGAATCCGAACACACATCCCCGAAACTCAACGCTATTTTCGTCAAGAGATTAATAACGATAGCAATGGATAGGAAGAATCGCGAGAAAGAAATGGCGTCTGTGTTCCTATCCTCTCTATGCATTCCCCCGGACGACATGGTGAGCGGGTTCTTAATGCTGATCGAAGCTGCAGACGACGCAGCATTGGATATTCCTGTGATCGCGGAGGATTTAGCTATGTTTCTGGCGAGGGCGGTTGTGGACGAGGTGATAACGCCTCAGCATCTGGAGGAGATAGAGAGTCAATGTGTTGGTGCGGAGTCGTTGGGGAACAGGATAATTCCGATGGCGAAATCGTTGCTGAACGCGAGGTTATCGGGGGAGAGAATATTGAGGTGTTGGGGTGGTGGAGGGAGTAGTAAGAATGGATGGGCTGTTGAGGATGTGAAGGATAAGATAGAGAAGTTGCTTGAGGAGTTTGAAGCTGGTGGAGATATAAAAGAGGCTTGTAGATGTATAAAGGAGTTAGGGATGGCTTTTTTTCATCATGAGGTGGTGAAGAAATCTTTGGTTATGATtttggagaagaagaatgacAAGTTGTGGCTGTTGTTGAAGGAGTGTTTTAGCAGGGGTTTGATTACTACTAACCAGATGATGAAAGGGTTTGGGAGAATGGATGAAGCTATTGATGATTTAGCTTTGGATGTTCCTGGTGCTGAACAACAGTTTTTGTCTTATGTTCAAAgagctaaggatgaaggctggTTGGATCAATCCTTTAATAATTAA